The DNA window AGATATTTTTTGAAGATAAATCAGGTCATAAAGCAAAATTTGCCTAATCAACACGTGACTATGCAGTTTTTTCAAAGAGCTGATAACATCACTCTGTGCGGGATCGATGAAGCCATAGCGATAGTGCATACCTTTGCCAAAGAGCCTGAGAAGCTTGAAATTCAGGCGTTAAACGACGGAGATATCATAAATGCAAACGAACCTGTTTTAAAGATAAGCGGCAAGTATGAAAATTTCGGCTTTTTAGAAAATATTATAGATGCCACGCTAGCTCGCAGAAGCTCGGTAGCTACGAATGTCGATAGAGCCTTAAAGGCTGCAAACGGCAAGATAGTCTTTTCTATGGCGGATAGGCAAGATGACATCTCAACGCAGATAGGCGATGGATACGCCACTTATGTTGCAGGCATAGATCGTGTTTCAACCGACGCTCAGGGCTTTTGGTGGGGTGGCAAAGGTATAGGAACTATGCCGCACGCGCTTGTTCAGATGTGCAAGGGAGATATAGTAAAGGCGTGTGAAATTTACGCTAAAACCTTTCCCGGTGAGCTTGTAACCGCACTTGTTGATTACAATAACGACGTGATCACTGACGCACTTTTAGCCGCAAATGCGCTAAAATCAAGGCTTGGTGCCGTTAGGGTTGATACATCTCAAAGCCTCATAGACAAGTATTTTGAGGATAAAGACACAAGCGGATTTGATCCGCATGGAGTCTGTAAAGAGCTTATCTTTGCGCTTCGCAAAGCGCTTGATGAAAATGGCTTTAATTATGTTAAGATAGTCGTTAGCTCAGGCTTTACTCCTGAAAAAATTGCCGAATTTGAAGCGCATGATACGCCTGTTGATATCTATGGCGTAGGAAGCTTTACCGTTAGAAACGATACTTGCGGATTTACGGGCGATCTTGTGGAGCTAAACGGCAAAGCAGAAGCCAAAGCAGGACGCCGAAATTTCATCTCCGAGCGCTTGCAAAAAGTAGAATTTGAAAGATAAATTTAGGCGCAAACGAGCTAAATTTGCGCCTGTAAGTTTATTTTATAGATTCAAGAGCGCTGCAACATTGAGCTGAGCCTATATCGCAGCCTTTTTTGAAGTAAATTTTAGCCTTTTCAAGATCCTTTGCGACCCCGCTTTCAGCAGGCGGCATCTGGTATGTGTAGCCCGCAAAGAGGCAAGATTCAACCAAGCCGTGTTCGCAGCCCTTGTCAAAATACTCCACCGCTTTGGCAAATTGCTTTTCTTGGTAGTATGCAGAGCCCGCGTATTCACATCCAATGGTGATCTTGGCTTCGCAAGCTTTTGCCGCGTTATCTTTATCTTTTACGTATTTTCTTGAAGCTTCATGATCTTTTTTTGTAAAGGCTAGCAAATAATACCCAAACGCCTTTATCTCGTCTTTTTTGCCGTATTTGTCGTCTTGGTAAATTTCGCCCAGCTTTGCGCATCCGTCAAATCTATCGCCCCCGCAAATTTGGCTTAGAATTTCGATCGCTTTGTCTATGTTTTTCTCGACACCTTTGCCGTCTCTATAGCCCATCGCTACGAATTTGCAACCGTCATCGTAGCCGCCGTTGCAAAGCTTTGAAAATATCTCAAAGCCCTTTTTAGGATCGT is part of the Campylobacter sp. RM16189 genome and encodes:
- a CDS encoding nicotinate phosphoribosyltransferase; translation: MSNEIELKKQGVIKRLTNKTFKFDPRIAEGFYTARYFLKINQVIKQNLPNQHVTMQFFQRADNITLCGIDEAIAIVHTFAKEPEKLEIQALNDGDIINANEPVLKISGKYENFGFLENIIDATLARRSSVATNVDRALKAANGKIVFSMADRQDDISTQIGDGYATYVAGIDRVSTDAQGFWWGGKGIGTMPHALVQMCKGDIVKACEIYAKTFPGELVTALVDYNNDVITDALLAANALKSRLGAVRVDTSQSLIDKYFEDKDTSGFDPHGVCKELIFALRKALDENGFNYVKIVVSSGFTPEKIAEFEAHDTPVDIYGVGSFTVRNDTCGFTGDLVELNGKAEAKAGRRNFISERLQKVEFER
- a CDS encoding tetratricopeptide repeat protein, coding for MKKLALTLFLVFSCLSVAQAGPNHNNGLAAKSKGQWKDAEHYFKLGCYKEKVDSSCKELGQLYEFGKGSYVKKDSGLAKQAYEKCCEISFGKRSDCCNKVKDKTAVSPEKGCESGDASACIDYAYEKQDVKYYQKACDLGSNLGCLWTGYSYTEGKNGAQHDPKKGFEIFSKLCNGGYDDGCKFVAMGYRDGKGVEKNIDKAIEILSQICGGDRFDGCAKLGEIYQDDKYGKKDEIKAFGYYLLAFTKKDHEASRKYVKDKDNAAKACEAKITIGCEYAGSAYYQEKQFAKAVEYFDKGCEHGLVESCLFAGYTYQMPPAESGVAKDLEKAKIYFKKGCDIGSAQCCSALESIK